The Candidatus Hydrogenedentota bacterium genome includes a window with the following:
- the gltA gene encoding NADPH-dependent glutamate synthase, whose protein sequence is MFSIIETNRLSEGLTEVEVSAPLIANAAKPGNFVLVRGDEYGERIPLTIADSSPARGSITLVMQEIGKGTKALGAFQPGQAYLDVVGPLGKNTEIHGPGKTICCVCGGVGLAPMFPQMKAHHAAGNRVISILGARDASILFWQEKVEAISDQVFYTTDNGSFGRKGFATQVLDELITGGEHIDEVIAIGPVPHMKAVTDCCKKHGVPVIVSLNPIMVDGTGMCGGCRVSVDGQVRYACVDGPEFDGALVDFDELILRQRTYKPQEADANAGVAPHREENHACRFEQRIQEMVDELEAAKPKYNTNYFEEASALFVLHTVAELMKRRSNFDEVTPTFSPEEALAEAQRCRCCESATCIDGCPVGVNIRDFIWSIQKGDIAEAARILKNKNNLPAVCGRVCPQETQCEKHCVLAKTGKEPVAIGKLERFVADWEAEHVPSKVPYVAPRGQKVAVIGCGPGGLTCAGDLARLGYEVTIYEAFHDTGGVLRYGIPEFRLPKAIVDREVNYIKSLGVHIELNMVIGKVLTIEGLFESGYESVFIAVGAGAPMFIGVPGENLVGVYSANEFLTRVNLMKAYRFGEYQTPVIVGNHIAVVGAGNVAMDAARVAVRLGAKRVTIIYRRSEVEIPARAEEVRHAREEGVFFQLLTAPVRIVGDAEGRVCAMECMRMALGEPDASGRRRPVPVPNSEFTIDCDMVIPALGSQANPLLTGNTEGIHLNKWGNIVADPVTGATNLPGVYAGGDIVTGAATVIEAMGAGKRAAEAIDAYLRARTGNATLV, encoded by the coding sequence ATGTTCTCGATTATCGAAACCAATCGCCTGTCCGAAGGCCTCACGGAAGTTGAGGTCAGTGCGCCGCTTATTGCCAATGCCGCGAAGCCGGGCAATTTTGTTCTGGTTCGCGGCGATGAGTATGGCGAGCGCATCCCGCTTACGATTGCAGATTCCAGCCCCGCCCGGGGCAGCATCACACTGGTGATGCAGGAAATCGGCAAGGGAACCAAGGCCCTGGGCGCTTTTCAGCCGGGCCAGGCTTACCTCGATGTGGTGGGTCCGCTGGGGAAGAACACGGAAATTCACGGTCCGGGGAAAACGATCTGCTGCGTGTGCGGCGGCGTCGGCCTGGCGCCCATGTTCCCCCAGATGAAGGCGCACCACGCGGCGGGCAATCGCGTCATTTCCATTCTGGGTGCGCGCGACGCCTCCATCCTGTTCTGGCAGGAGAAAGTGGAGGCGATCAGCGATCAGGTTTTCTATACCACGGACAACGGCTCGTTCGGTCGCAAGGGTTTCGCCACCCAGGTACTGGACGAACTGATCACCGGCGGCGAGCACATCGACGAGGTGATCGCCATCGGCCCGGTACCCCACATGAAGGCGGTCACCGATTGCTGCAAGAAGCACGGTGTGCCGGTCATCGTGAGCCTGAACCCCATCATGGTGGATGGCACGGGCATGTGCGGCGGCTGCCGCGTGAGCGTGGACGGTCAGGTGCGCTATGCCTGCGTGGATGGTCCGGAGTTTGACGGCGCGCTGGTAGATTTCGACGAACTCATCCTGCGCCAGCGCACCTACAAGCCCCAGGAGGCCGACGCGAATGCCGGAGTGGCGCCGCACCGGGAAGAAAATCACGCCTGCCGCTTTGAACAGCGCATCCAGGAAATGGTGGATGAGCTGGAGGCGGCGAAGCCGAAGTACAATACGAACTACTTTGAGGAAGCTTCCGCCCTCTTTGTACTCCATACGGTTGCGGAGTTGATGAAGCGGCGGAGCAACTTTGATGAAGTCACGCCGACCTTTTCGCCGGAGGAGGCCCTGGCCGAAGCGCAGCGCTGCCGCTGCTGCGAATCGGCCACCTGTATCGACGGTTGCCCGGTTGGCGTGAACATCCGGGACTTCATCTGGTCGATTCAGAAGGGCGACATCGCGGAAGCGGCCCGCATCCTGAAGAACAAGAACAATCTCCCTGCGGTTTGTGGTCGAGTCTGCCCTCAGGAGACCCAGTGCGAAAAACACTGTGTGCTGGCAAAGACGGGCAAGGAGCCTGTGGCGATTGGCAAGCTGGAGCGCTTCGTGGCCGACTGGGAGGCGGAGCATGTTCCGTCCAAAGTGCCGTATGTTGCCCCGCGGGGCCAGAAGGTGGCCGTCATCGGGTGTGGGCCGGGCGGCTTGACCTGTGCGGGCGATCTGGCGCGACTGGGCTATGAAGTCACGATTTACGAGGCCTTCCACGACACAGGCGGTGTCCTTCGCTACGGCATTCCCGAATTCCGACTGCCCAAGGCCATCGTGGATCGGGAAGTGAACTATATCAAGAGCCTGGGCGTGCATATCGAGCTCAACATGGTCATCGGGAAGGTGCTCACGATTGAGGGGCTGTTCGAGAGCGGCTATGAGTCGGTGTTTATCGCCGTGGGCGCGGGTGCCCCCATGTTTATCGGCGTGCCCGGCGAGAATCTGGTCGGTGTTTACAGCGCCAACGAGTTCCTCACCCGCGTCAATCTCATGAAGGCCTACCGCTTTGGCGAGTACCAGACCCCCGTTATCGTGGGTAATCATATTGCCGTGGTGGGCGCGGGCAATGTGGCCATGGACGCGGCCCGTGTCGCGGTGCGGCTGGGCGCGAAGCGCGTGACGATCATTTATCGCCGCTCTGAAGTGGAGATTCCGGCGCGCGCCGAGGAGGTGCGTCACGCCCGGGAAGAGGGCGTATTTTTCCAGTTGCTCACCGCCCCGGTCCGCATTGTGGGCGATGCGGAAGGCCGCGTCTGCGCGATGGAGTGCATGCGGATGGCGCTGGGCGAACCCGACGCATCGGGGCGACGCCGACCGGTGCCGGTGCCGAATAGTGAATTCACGATCGACTGCGACATGGTCATCCCGGCGCTGGGCTCCCAGGCGAACCCGCTGCTCACCGGAAATACGGAAGGCATCCACTTGAACAAGTGGGGAAATATTGTGGCGGATCCCGTCACCGGGGCCACCAACCTGCCCGGCGTCTACGCGGGTGGCGACATCGTCACCGGCGCGGCCACGGTCATCGAGGCCATGGGCGCGGGCAAGCGCGCGGCGGAGGCTATCGATGCTTACCTGCGTGCGCGAACTGGAAACGCGACACTGGTCTGA